In Triplophysa rosa linkage group LG7, Trosa_1v2, whole genome shotgun sequence, the following proteins share a genomic window:
- the LOC130556486 gene encoding uncharacterized protein LOC130556486 translates to MWHGTKNLAKKIAAAAKIKGQSILLNWLKDIVNHFWWCCKTADTREQFMSLWVGILHHVCDVHTWTMGSCRHVNLEPEEIQGKKWIQRDSQCHKALVAIVLNKRWLKDVHKYLRFRSTADLEAFQNHILMYASKRYAFSPPVYEARVLLAALDYNFHRTRPTMKTKEGKEIFKRLYKKNARRYSIYALKSEKTYGYISELQGRILKSRLTCEAGMPRRRSLQPDDPRRLGLVPPLPAPALSELLQTQVRRGLGSLFQAAPDVEGST, encoded by the exons ATGTGGCATGGCACGAAGAACCTTGCCAAAAAAATTGCAGCA GCAGCAAAGATAAAAGGACAGTCCATCCTTCTCAACTGGTTAAAAGATATTGTGAACCATTTCTGGTGGTGTTGCAAGACAGCCGACACACGTGAACAGTTTATG TCATTATGGGTTGGCATCCTTCACCATGTCTGTGACGTCCATACCTGGACTATGGGAAGTTGTCGGCACGTGAACCTTGAACCTGAAGAAATACAGGGAAAGAAGTGGATCCAGAGAGACTCACAATGCCACAAAGCATTAGTGGCAATAGTCCTCAATAAAAGGTGGCTGAAAGATGTTCACAAATACCTGCGATTCAG ATCAACAGCAGACCTAGAGGCATTCCAGAACCACATCCTGATGTATGCCAGCAAGCGCTATGCTTTCAGCCCTCCGGTTTATGAGGCAAGAGTTCTGCTTGCTGCTCTTGACTACAATTTCCACCGGACTCGACCAACAATGAAAACGAAGGAGGGCAAAGAGAT TTTCAAAAGACTGTACAAGAAAAATGCTAGACGATACAGCATATACGCCTTGAAATCTGAAAAAACGTATGGATACATTTCCGAGTTGCAAGGACGGATTTTGAAAAGCAGACTGACATGTGAAGCGGGGATGCCTAGGAGGCGGAGCCTTCAACCAGATGACCCCAGAAGGCTTGGTTTGGTGCCCCCCTTACCTGCACCAGCCTTATCAGAATTGTTGCAGACACAAGTCAGGAGAGGTCTAG GGTCATTATTCCAAGCAGCACCTGATGTGGAAGGGTCCACATAG